The DNA sequence caagaaattagggattttctgagcgtagtcgcttccaagaaaatcttgattccaagaggggttttggattaaatcgaaacaatgatgtatgtggtcgattgttttcttctcaacaaattctaagtttggaggactctacaagctccaagcttggagtgagcacgaacccccacagttcggcctttttggtctcccctatgaagaagaaaggggggtagaataagggatgttggaagtccccgtgaaaagaagagaaaagtaataaaaacttcaaaaacgggaacttttagaaaagtttaccttaagaattgaccggaaaaaagtgtccggaaagtcgccggaaaagtgtcttgaaaatcgccggaaaagtgtccggaaagtcgccggaaaagtggccggaaatggccggaaaagttgccggaaaagttgccagaaaagtggccggaaaatggctcggcaggtgctcggcaggctgtcggcaggtgctcggcagggggGCTCGGCAGCTGTCGGCAGGGGGCTCGGCAGCTGttggcaggtgctcggcagggggtctgcagggctctcggcagctgctcggcaggtctcggcaggtggtgtgcagggctctcggcagctgctcggcaggtctcggcaggggGTCTACAGGGctctcggcagctgctcggcaggtctcggcaggtggtgtgcaggggtctcggcagctgctcggcagcggTTCAGGAATTCCAGAGGCCGGTTCAGGCTGTTTTTGGCCGGTTTTGGAGGTTCTGAGACCGGTTCTGAGCTTCTgggatcaagggctttgatatgtgataggatttgggggtttcttgTAAGGTTGGTAAAATGACCTTGTTCGGATCATGAACTTTCTCTACTCTTATCGATTTCGATTCTAATttctagagcaatttcgtgctgataacgtgtttcagagaaactgaagagtgaattggtgagtcttcctctcatattgaggggggttatatagggttacaaaagtagtgtaaattgccctacatacattagtatatttgctacacaatttctctacctctcaatgtgcattccatacaaaccacacattctccactttCCTAAGTGtatactccatgatatagacatttacctatttactacaacaaGTGTATAATTAACTAGCTATAATTTTATATGAGGAATAATTTATCATAATTAACCAGGGCATCGAGCTTGGATGGGGAAGGATATTATGGTTACCACTATGTCACCCAACATGATGTGCTTAGGGAGCTCGCTATTTATCACTCGAAACTAGATCCGGTAGAGCATAGAGAAAGATTGATCATAGACACATGTGGAAGCAATCTTCCCAAGTGGTGGAGGGAACAAAAGTATCAAGTTATGAAAGCTCGTCTTCTATCTCTATCAGCTGGTAGGTCCCGTTTTTCCATCTCTCTTTAACTTGGAcaatatttgtgtgtgtgtgtgtctttacTAGATTCAATTCAGTTTAGTTCTCCCCACACTTGCATCATATAGCATTTTGTATGTAGAGTCTTCAACTTTGAAATGCCTCAACATGCATCTGCCAGAAACAGAGGTACTGATCTTGAATATGCGGTACTTGAATGTGCGGGACATGTTGTATATACCCGAATTTGTGGAGAAAATGGACAAATTGAAGGTACTAGTAATCACAGGTGAGGAGGCCCGGGTTCCAGTTGTCTTGCATAATTTTCAAGTACTAAGTCGGTTATCCAATCTAAAGAGAATCAGATTAAGGGGCATCTCAATTTCATCCATAGTCAAGAACTCCATACAAGTGAAGAGTCTACGCAAGTTGTCTTTGATCAGATGTAGTACCGGAATCGGTTCGGCCAAACTTGCCCATGCTTTTCCAAATCTAGAAGAGATACACATCAAACACGGTTCATTATTATTTCACTTGCCAAGTGATACTAGGACAGTACTTCGAGGGCTATGTGATCTGATTTCCCTAAAGAAGGTCACCCTCACAGAAGTTCGAGTATTTCAAGTATGGGCTTTGCCTGACGAGATTGGAAATTTGGTCAATTTACAAGTATTGAGGCTGAGGTCATGTCCTGATCTTTCAGAGCTTCCAAACTCGATCAAAAACCTCAAGAAGTTGAACTTTCTTGGCATCTTTAATTGCGAAGAATTCCGCGAGTTACCTGAATGCATTGGTCAAATGAGGAGTTTAAGAAAGATCGACACGAGAGGTTGCAGGAGATTGACGACTCTGCCTCGATCAGTATTGGATTTGAAGCAGTTAGAGGAGGTGACATGTGATGAAGATACAGAAAGCTTATGGAAATCCCTGTTGCCCAGTTTCAGAGACAGAAACCAAGACATACGCATAGTGATTGGGCCGCCACCATTGCGATAAACTCGAACCACACCGGTTATTGGGCCGACTCCCAACCTAAATTGTTTTCCCAAATAATAGGGCTCTTGGTGAAAGCAAAAATATGGAGTCGGCCTTTTCTGCTGCTGTTACATGTGGTTTTGTAGCTCCTCCATCATATGTATACATATTCCAGAATATtctgggagaggatcctctcctgagcttaGCTGAGCTACCTAAGCTTTCTCTCAGAGTAAGACACAGGGCTAATATCACATCTAAGGGTCTACGTCTCTTTTGAGTTGGGATTTTTACAATAATACCCATTCAAGCTTCAAGACTTCTCTGTTATTTCTTATAGTTTCCTCCAttgttgtctctctctctctctcccctctgccatgctctctctctcccagaTGGCAAAATTAAACACTAGGGGACAATCCCAATCGACCCATTCGGCTGAAACTTTAATTGAAGAGTAAATCATTGttcatttcttctttaattcaaTGACGAAGAGCAAATTCATCCATCTGGATCTAGCTCAAaaatcttcaaagttcaaatgatGAGAAGAAACTCTTGCATCTTCCTTTTTACTGTTTGTATTGATTAGTTGATGTTTGTTCCTTCATCCCCATTGAAACGACAACTGCGGGTTTCTTCCTTCATACCCATTGAAACCCTAAATAATGCTTGTTTTGATTAGTTGATGTTTGTATTGctgagtgaagaagaagaagaagaagaagaagaagacgagagagagagagagagagagaagaatggGACAGAaagaacgaaaaaaaaaactaactagaATTATTGTAGACCATCAGATTCATTAAAAGCACGTGTCGTTATCTAGTGAAAAGGTTAGGAAGGTTAGGACAGAAATGAGCTTAGGAGAGTATCCTCTCCCTTTTATTCTCTCTGCTGTTTTAAACTGCAttgttgttggaggctttgtTTGTGTTGTAACTCtcttttcctcttcaaaaaagaaaaagaaaaaagaactgcATTGTAGTAACACTGCTCGGTATCACTTGGAAATATTTCCTATCTGCTGTGCCTGGAGATCGGAAATTTAATTGGGCAATTTAGAATTATATAGCCTAATCTCATGTTTTAGTACATCAAATATTGCCAGACTCAATCAGAAACATCAAATAAATTATTACATTGGATTCTTTTTGCTGCCTCAAACATCCTTCCAATTCTGTTACACTAGCTTAAGGTCTTTTTCCAACTttaaattgaatttaaatttattaTAAATATTCCTACTGAAGTTCCAGAAtttctttgattttgttttatgagaGGCTTTTATTCATGAAAATATCGGTAAAaaatggttttttttgttttcaattttattttattttatttttctaagacTTTTGTCAATGGGAAGGTTCATCAACAAAAgtttgtttttttaaatttttaattttatgagGCTTTCACCGATCGAGACTTTTTTGTAAACCCTATTTTTTCATAAGAGCCTTTTAACGATGAAATTCATCGTCATTTCTTATATTTTATTCTTCCACACTATGCTTTTACTGGCAAAATCTTCGCAAATGTGTCAtattttatgttattttgatgAGGCTTTTACCAAAAGATATTACGTCATCAAAAGTGTCATTCTTTATTAAAGAGGACGGTAAAATCTGAATCATTATATACCATACTAAATCTCAATATTTGTCTCCATTTCTTTTCACAATAATGGATGAGATCTGAGATCCGAGTTCAAATCTCCATTTCATAAGATCGAAGTAATTTCAAGCTTTGGTGAGTGTGAGAGGAGAAAGATTGCATTCCTTCTTTATTATTTGCGTCGTCTACAAAAAGCATGGATCACGAAATGCTCTACAATCCTAATCTAGACCTGTGTAACTGTGTTACAAGGCCCACAAAAAAATAGTGAAGCTGAAGAAAATTTCTCACTTGCTAAGAGtattcttgaatcttgaataCACTACTAGTCTGCTACTCTAATGAAGCTGTTTACTCATGTTAGAATTAGGGTGATGCAGGAGGAATAATCAGATGTAGTTTTCTTAAAATGTGCTGCCCGAGTGCTACGTAGGTGGGAAGAACCTGTTGAGATTAAACGGCAAAGTGTAGAACTCTTCGTTTCTGCTGTCTCCTCGAAATGTTCTGAACTTAACCCACCATGGCATCCCCCtgtctttctttgctttttctACCTCTATTGTGTTATCAAGAAACACAGCCACTATCAACCCCACAGTAGCAGGAGATGAGAATATCGTATTCAAAAATGCATTGAACTGCAAACAAACACGGTAACATAGTATTATAACCAACAGAATACTACACATTATCCAGAAATGTTTGCTGGCAATATGACTCACCCATCCGGCATTGGTATGGACAAGACCATGATGAACAGGATTCCAATATTCATTGAAGAAGTGGGGGACTGATATCCCAAGGAACAGCGAAAGCCCAGTAATTATGAGGTTTCTCATGGAATTCATATTTGTGAATTGAAGAAATGATAATCCCACTGAAGCTGCAAATGGACAAGGAATATTTGTGATGAGAGTGAAGAAGAAATTAATGGATAACCTTAATTAAGCTCACAAAATGCATACCCACGAGGCCGAAGAGAATGCAGTATAGTGCAGCATATATAGGGGCAGGTATAGATGCAAATACAGCTCCAAATTTACCTGAAAAAATATTGGAGGAATAAACCATGAACAATATCTTTTGAATCTTATACGCGAAACCATGAACTAAAATATGCAACTGTAGCAGAATTTTGAAGACCCGATTTTCTTTACAGATCAATTTAGTTTCTGAAGTAGAAAGTTCACTGGAATTTTCTTCGCAACATAGCAATTATATGTTTCACAAGGAGATCAGTCAAGCAGTTAGGAGCAACCTTCCTACCTATCTCCATGAATTTATTGTCTCATTAAGGTAAAATTCTTACCTAAGGTTGAGAAGAATATCATAAATCCAGCAGAAATTTGAACAACTCTCCGACTTCCAACCCGTGTCAGTCCAAGGAGTCCAACGTTTTCCCTGAAATACATGACAACTATCTCAATCAAACTAATGTTAAATGGAAAAAAAGACCACAGAGAAAGCTTTGTAGGAATCTAATGTGGTGTCTTACACAGAAACAGTTGAACCAGTGCCTGTTCCATATAGTCCATCAAGCAGAACACCGATTCCCTGCCAACATTGTGAAAACTAATCAGCTTTTTATTACCAGAAAAAAGATTGAGTTACCTTTTTGCATTAACTACATTCTGGAACTACTTACAATACACTATCAGCTCTTTGTTACCAGAAAAAATCTGTTCTAATGTGAGTTCATGGAACTATATTCTATATAACAAATTACCCTTTCGTGCTAACTATATTCTGGACTAATGATCCATTGAGAAACAACCCCAACACTTATTAGTACCTGAAGATTGGTTTATCCTTTACTATAAATTATCTATAAAAAATATAATTGTGCTGTCCTTTTTCATTGCAGTGATGGAGGACAGTTTCAAAAATGTACGAGAAGTAATTTCAACATTAAGCAAGCAAATATCTTTTGGCAAAATACTTTCTAATGCTCATAACATTTGGGCAATCTTTTTATACCTCCATtgagatatggggaagaaaggTTGGAGCATTTGATAGAACAAATTAGTTCTTTGCGGTGTTCGTTGTAAAATTTACAATTACACTCAAGATCTAGCACGACACATGCCGCAGTTACAAAAACTACTCCATAGAAAACTGTCATGAGGTTTCAAATGAGTTCACCTGCCAGCCAATACCCCGGCTCAAAACATAAGCAGGAGGAGGAGTGGCAATTGCCAATCTCGATGCAGCCTTGTATGCGCCAGTTGACTGCGATATACAAGTAATTGTCAGGACCCAAGAAGTGCTTTGGATAAGACATACAGTCCTAGAGACATATTAAAGGAGGAAACTAACATCGATCATAGACTAAGGCTGTTATAGTTAAGTTATGATATATATCACCTCATCAATAAACGACACAATATTATAGTACTTCCAAAACTTGATACATACCTCAACCATTGAAACAAGAACTGCAGACATCATTGCAAATGAGTGACCAGCAGAAAATGTAGGTGGACCCCACTGCAGCGGATATGGAAACTTGAACCTGATATGGcataaaaaaaatctcaaaaatatgaATAAGTATTAAAAGAAATTAAGAACCAGAAGACGCATTATGAGAAGGCACATTCTTCTTGGGCATACCATGGGGCAGTCGATATGAGATTTGCTCTATCCGTACGACAGCTGACTTGGGTTTTATTGGGTTTGTCTCGGTAAGCCCCACCGGCAGTTAAGATTAGGGAATAGATCCAAATGATTGTGACACAAATCAATACTGGAAACCGTTCAAAGATAGGGACATCTCTAAGTGGTCTCACATGCTTCAGATACTGAAAATGACATAATGAATCATTTCAtccggaaaaaaaaattattaatggaGGTGCCAAATAAATAGTAATTTTAAGTTACTTACTTGAGAAAACCCGATGACCAACAACAGCATTGGAAGTCCAATTTCCACACACTTTCCCAACTGAAAAGATGGAAACTTTTTACTCACTGGAATAGTTTCTAAAGAGAATGAATAGATAGGTTGCAAAAGTGGAATATCAGCTAGCTATCATTGATATGGTAAAAAGAATGATTGCAATGAAGTATCCTTATTTACAGTCCATATGGTTTAGTTTTCACCAGGTTCTAATGTTTCATGGTTGAAATAAAAACATTAGTCACAGATTTAATATATAAATCAAAAGTTCATTGATGGAATGGAACAAAGATTCTACATAGAAACATGAAATATTCAATATTGACAATTCACAAAGAGCATATCTTATGCAATGATGAAGCAATATAAATACTGAAACCCTCAAAGTGGTCCTCTTCTAGTTAATTGCCAGAACTTTACACCATTATGGAATAAATGGATGAAAGCTCTGTGATTTTCTAGAAGATAAAAATGCTGTTCTTTAAGGCCACATGGCAGGGAAGTCCTTCAGGTTCAACccaatggaaatgaaaagttgCTTCCTCTAGAAAGATTTACCTCTGGAAATCCTCGTTCAAAGAATCCTAAGCCCACTAATCCAACTATAGGTGCCATGCCAAGTGGACTGAAAAACCTGCAGAATAACCCATCTGATGCTTCATCAatcaacataaaataaaagcataaaatTTCCATTATTGGTTTCTAAAATCAAAATACCGTGAGAAGAGACCCCAAACTTGGCTGTAACCCAGAATGATTTGTATGCTTGAAGCTACAATTAGAGCTCCTTGGATAGCACGCATTGTTTGTATAAATCTCTGCAAACCAATGACATGGGAAGATCTCTTTCAATACCCTACCAAATAAGAAAGGTGCTTTAAGTACAATTGCTGAATAGAAAAGAAATGCATATATCTCTAATGGGATTGAGGTTTACACTGACATGAATGTATTATCAAGGTCACAAAATTGATGAACCGCATGCACTCATTTGGCCTCCTATTTAGTCTTAAAATTACTCTTATGTGCATACATTTTAAGTAAGTTTTGTTTATGCAAAGATTTCTTAACTTATGTTAAGCTTTTTGACATCGTGCATTTAACTACCTTTACTATTTCTGACCATTTTGCATCATGAACCGCTCTCAACTATCAACCTTTTAGGAAAACTGGCCCAATTGAAACCATGGGTCTCTATCCTAAGAAGACATCGCTACAAAGACACCATCCAATCTGAAGCCGGCCCCTATTGAATCAGTAGACTAAAATTCCATGGAATATATTTTGCATATATTAAATTCCACAAGATTTCCAGACCCACTTCCCATGTAGCAAGGGAACAGTACAAGGAAAGTTGCTTACTTCATGATCATCAGTAATCCGATGCAATTTGGAGTCGTTTATAATGTAGGCTATTGGAACGACATAAGCAAAGGAGCCTCCAACTACAGCAGGTAGCCTGGTTCCAAAAAGTGCTTGGAGAAGTGTCTTAATTCCAGCAACAAAAAGGAGAGTCTGTATTACTCGTGCTTTGTCACCCTGGTTGTGAACACgaaatttatttctttaatcAAATAATTAACAGAAGTAGAAGAACTTATCATATGGACCAAAGATGACGAGAAGTATGAAGTTATCAATTTGCAAGAAAAACAGCTTACATCACTTCCACCCATTGCAGGGACAAGTAACGAAGGGATCATTACACTTTTGCCAAGCATGACAATGTAGTTTTGAAATGCCAGAACTATGGTTTCAGCTGCAAGACAAAAGCTTGAATCAAACCAGAAACGAGAGATAAAAGCAATCAAGGAGCAAACTTATTAATCCCCCTAATAATCTTTCTTGCAGAACAACTCAATAGTCGTCTTAATCATGCCATGACCAAACGATGATTACTAAATTGTCTGTGTCACATTCACAATTCAAATGGTACAcgagggagaaaaaaaaagtattgaTCAGCTGCAATTCAACAAAAAATGTAGAAGCTTTCCCCTAACGGCTAAAATGGGAATTACAAT is a window from the Rosa chinensis cultivar Old Blush chromosome 2, RchiOBHm-V2, whole genome shotgun sequence genome containing:
- the LOC112189575 gene encoding probable disease resistance protein At4g33300; translation: MSKFFQIVERCKGFPLAITVVGRSLRAQPLEMWQNRLSQWAKGSSLFDSETDLLLSLQSSLDALDKERAIIRECFLDLGSFPEDREIPVDALIDIWSELYDIDEDTSCIANLYELNNRSLANLIDRRASSLDGEGYYGYHYVTQHDVLRELAIYHSKLDPVEHRERLIIDTCGSNLPKWWREQKYQVMKARLLSLSAGRSQSSTLKCLNMHLPETEVLILNMRYLNVRDMLYIPEFVEKMDKLKVLVITGEEARVPVVLHNFQVLSRLSNLKRIRLRGISISSIVKNSIQVKSLRKLSLIRCSTGIGSAKLAHAFPNLEEIHIKHGSLLFHLPSDTRTVLRGLCDLISLKKVTLTEVRVFQVWALPDEIGNLVNLQVLRLRSCPDLSELPNSIKNLKKLNFLGIFNCEEFRELPECIGQMRSLRKIDTRGCRRLTTLPRSVLDLKQLEEVTCDEDTESLWKSLLPSFRDRNQDIRIVIGPPPLR
- the LOC112185701 gene encoding nucleobase-ascorbate transporter 1 isoform X2, whose amino-acid sequence is MLGKSVMIPSLLVPAMGGSDGDKARVIQTLLFVAGIKTLLQALFGTRLPAVVGGSFAYVVPIAYIINDSKLHRITDDHERFIQTMRAIQGALIVASSIQIILGYSQVWGLFSRFFSPLGMAPIVGLVGLGFFERGFPELGKCVEIGLPMLLLVIGFSQYLKHVRPLRDVPIFERFPVLICVTIIWIYSLILTAGGAYRDKPNKTQVSCRTDRANLISTAPWFKFPYPLQWGPPTFSAGHSFAMMSAVLVSMVESTGAYKAASRLAIATPPPAYVLSRGIGWQGIGVLLDGLYGTGTGSTVSVENVGLLGLTRVGSRRVVQISAGFMIFFSTLGKFGAVFASIPAPIYAALYCILFGLVASVGLSFLQFTNMNSMRNLIITGLSLFLGISVPHFFNEYWNPVHHGLVHTNAGWFNAFLNTIFSSPATVGLIVAVFLDNTIEVEKAKKDRGMPWWVKFRTFRGDSRNEEFYTLPFNLNRFFPPT
- the LOC112185701 gene encoding nucleobase-ascorbate transporter 1 isoform X1, with the protein product MADITHPPMDQLQDLEYCIDSNPPWAETIVLAFQNYIVMLGKSVMIPSLLVPAMGGSDGDKARVIQTLLFVAGIKTLLQALFGTRLPAVVGGSFAYVVPIAYIINDSKLHRITDDHERFIQTMRAIQGALIVASSIQIILGYSQVWGLFSRFFSPLGMAPIVGLVGLGFFERGFPELGKCVEIGLPMLLLVIGFSQYLKHVRPLRDVPIFERFPVLICVTIIWIYSLILTAGGAYRDKPNKTQVSCRTDRANLISTAPWFKFPYPLQWGPPTFSAGHSFAMMSAVLVSMVESTGAYKAASRLAIATPPPAYVLSRGIGWQGIGVLLDGLYGTGTGSTVSVENVGLLGLTRVGSRRVVQISAGFMIFFSTLGKFGAVFASIPAPIYAALYCILFGLVASVGLSFLQFTNMNSMRNLIITGLSLFLGISVPHFFNEYWNPVHHGLVHTNAGWFNAFLNTIFSSPATVGLIVAVFLDNTIEVEKAKKDRGMPWWVKFRTFRGDSRNEEFYTLPFNLNRFFPPT